The following coding sequences are from one Verrucosispora sp. WMMD573 window:
- a CDS encoding acetoin utilization protein AcuC, producing the protein MSDDTLVVWDESLLAYDLGDHPLDPVRVELTIALARELGILERAGVRLVPPSPADDHLLTRVHDPRYLDAVRIAPRDPLFAGFGLGTSDNPVFDGMHESSALVAGASVIAAEAVWRGTARRAVNVAGGLHHAMPARAAGFCVYNDPAVAIARLLDLGAERIAYVDVDVHHGDGVQQIFWDDPRVLTVSLHETPLALFPGTGFPDETGGPNAAGTAVNIPLPPGVEDAGWQRAFHAVVPSVLRAFRPQLLFTQCGADAHRVDPLADLHLSVDGQRATYLALRALADELCDGRWVATGGGGYALVEVVPRAWTHLLAVATGVPLDPATLTPPAWRSLAMARRPGFDVPLRMTDDVDPGYEPWQPTGEPSPVDRAIAATRKAVFPLLGLDPHDPRD; encoded by the coding sequence ATGTCCGACGACACGCTGGTGGTGTGGGACGAGTCGCTGCTCGCCTACGACCTCGGTGACCACCCGCTCGATCCGGTGCGGGTGGAGTTGACCATCGCCCTCGCTCGGGAGCTGGGCATCCTGGAGCGGGCCGGGGTGCGGCTGGTGCCGCCGTCGCCCGCCGACGACCACCTGCTCACCCGGGTGCACGACCCGCGCTACCTCGACGCGGTGCGGATCGCGCCACGCGACCCGCTCTTCGCCGGGTTCGGTCTGGGCACTTCGGACAATCCCGTCTTCGACGGGATGCACGAGTCCAGCGCGCTGGTCGCCGGAGCGAGCGTGATCGCAGCCGAGGCGGTGTGGCGGGGCACGGCCCGTCGGGCGGTAAACGTCGCCGGCGGTCTGCACCACGCGATGCCGGCCCGCGCCGCCGGCTTCTGTGTCTACAACGACCCGGCGGTGGCCATCGCCCGGCTGCTCGACCTGGGCGCTGAGCGCATCGCGTACGTCGACGTCGACGTGCACCACGGCGACGGGGTGCAGCAGATCTTCTGGGACGACCCACGGGTGCTGACGGTAAGCCTGCACGAGACACCGCTCGCCCTGTTCCCCGGCACCGGCTTCCCGGACGAGACAGGCGGCCCGAACGCCGCCGGCACCGCGGTCAACATCCCGTTGCCGCCCGGGGTCGAGGACGCCGGTTGGCAGCGCGCCTTCCACGCGGTCGTGCCGTCGGTGCTGCGGGCGTTCCGTCCACAACTTCTGTTCACCCAGTGCGGGGCGGACGCCCACCGCGTCGACCCCCTGGCCGACCTGCACCTGTCCGTCGACGGGCAGCGCGCCACCTACCTGGCGTTGCGGGCGCTCGCCGACGAGTTGTGCGACGGGCGCTGGGTGGCCACCGGCGGTGGCGGGTACGCCCTGGTCGAGGTGGTGCCCCGGGCCTGGACGCACCTGCTGGCGGTGGCCACCGGCGTGCCGTTGGATCCGGCGACGCTGACCCCGCCGGCCTGGCGGTCACTGGCCATGGCCCGTCGGCCCGGCTTCGACGTACCGCTGCGGATGACCGACGACGTCGACCCGGGCTACGAGCCGTGGCAGCCGACCGGGGAGCCGAGCCCGGTGGACCGGGCGATCGCGGCAACCCGGAAAGCGGTCTTCCCGCTGCTCGGCCTCGACCCGCACGATCCGCGTGACTGA
- a CDS encoding sulfurtransferase: MSATEDLLVEAERLAAELEGTDPPTLLDVRWRLVGAPGRDDYLAGHLPGAVFVDLDTALCGAPGPAGRHPLPEPAALEAALRAAGVRAGHPVVVYDGGDGMSAARAWWTLRWAGHRSVRLLPGGYPAWTAAGLPVSTEQPAPRSGDVTVRPGALPVLDAAAAARLAAGDGVLIDVRAAPRYRGEHEPVDPVAGHIPGAVNLPASEYVAEGRFPAAEALRDRFATAGVAAEAPVGAYCGSGVTAAQAVLALHLAGRTDAALYVGSWSDWVVDPARPVATDPQPERPTA, encoded by the coding sequence ATGTCCGCTACTGAGGATCTTCTGGTCGAGGCCGAGCGGCTCGCCGCCGAACTCGAAGGAACCGACCCACCCACCCTGCTCGATGTCCGCTGGCGCCTGGTCGGGGCACCCGGACGGGACGACTACCTGGCGGGACACCTGCCGGGTGCCGTCTTCGTCGACCTGGACACCGCGCTGTGCGGCGCTCCCGGCCCGGCCGGACGGCACCCGCTGCCCGAACCGGCGGCGCTGGAGGCGGCGTTGCGGGCGGCCGGCGTGCGGGCCGGTCATCCCGTGGTGGTGTACGACGGCGGCGACGGCATGTCGGCGGCTCGGGCCTGGTGGACGCTGCGCTGGGCGGGGCATCGGTCGGTCCGGCTGCTGCCCGGCGGCTACCCGGCCTGGACGGCGGCCGGCCTGCCGGTCAGCACCGAGCAACCCGCTCCGAGGTCGGGCGACGTGACCGTCCGCCCGGGAGCCCTGCCGGTGCTGGACGCGGCGGCTGCCGCCCGTCTGGCGGCCGGCGACGGTGTCCTGATCGACGTGCGGGCCGCGCCCCGCTACCGGGGCGAGCACGAGCCCGTCGATCCGGTCGCCGGCCACATCCCCGGCGCGGTGAATCTGCCCGCGTCCGAGTACGTCGCCGAGGGACGCTTCCCGGCTGCGGAGGCGCTGCGGGACCGTTTCGCCACTGCCGGTGTGGCCGCCGAGGCACCGGTCGGGGCGTACTGCGGATCCGGGGTGACCGCTGCGCAGGCCGTGCTCGCGCTGCATCTGGCCGGCCGCACGGACGCCGCGCTCTACGTCGGCTCGTGGAGCGACTGGGTGGTCGACCCGGCCCGACCGGTGGCCACCGACCCCCAGCCGGAACGGCCCACCGCCTGA
- a CDS encoding metal-dependent transcriptional regulator encodes MKSHDLVDTTEMYLRTILELEEEGVPPLRARIAERLRQSGPTVSQTVARMERDGLLTVEGDRHLSLTEQGRSAAVSVMRKHRLAELLLVNVIGMPYEEAHEEACRWEHVMSDAVEKRVYDLLNRPTRSPYGNPIPGLDELGSPGQAEPEPIDGERNLAFPGLTGTVVVRRICESVQTDAEVLRQLHAAGVDPGATVTVAQERDSVSIDRSGESVRLPREIASRVFVAAA; translated from the coding sequence ATGAAGTCTCACGACCTGGTCGATACGACCGAAATGTACTTGCGTACGATCCTCGAGCTCGAGGAGGAGGGCGTGCCTCCGTTGCGCGCCCGGATCGCCGAACGCCTGCGCCAGAGCGGCCCCACGGTCAGTCAGACCGTCGCCCGGATGGAACGCGACGGCCTGCTCACCGTCGAAGGTGACCGGCACCTCAGCCTCACCGAGCAGGGGCGCAGCGCCGCCGTCTCGGTGATGCGCAAGCACCGGCTCGCCGAGCTGCTGCTGGTTAACGTGATCGGGATGCCCTACGAGGAGGCCCACGAAGAGGCCTGCCGCTGGGAGCACGTGATGAGCGACGCGGTCGAGAAGCGGGTCTACGACCTGCTCAACCGGCCGACCCGGTCGCCGTACGGCAACCCGATCCCGGGGCTGGACGAGTTGGGCTCGCCCGGCCAGGCCGAGCCCGAGCCGATCGACGGCGAGCGCAACCTGGCCTTCCCCGGCCTGACCGGCACCGTCGTCGTACGTCGGATCTGCGAGAGCGTACAGACCGACGCCGAGGTGCTCCGTCAACTGCACGCGGCCGGGGTCGACCCGGGTGCCACGGTGACGGTGGCGCAGGAGCGCGATTCCGTGTCGATCGACCGCTCCGGCGAGAGCGTCCGGTTGCCCCGGGAGATCGCCTCTCGGGTCTTCGTCGCCGCCGCCTGA